A genomic segment from Chitinophaga flava encodes:
- a CDS encoding ABC transporter permease encodes MSVINLIRIAFKALQRNKLRAFLTMLGIIIGVAAVIAMVAIGEGSKESIQTQLSAMGSNMITVLPSSNVTGGVRIEGASFQTLTIVDVKAIQKNAEHVTAVSPVSSTKGQAIYGALNWPTTLQGVAPSYFDIRKLDIADGVSFSDADVTTAAKVCVLGQTVINNLFPSGESPVGKVIRLNSIPLQVIGTLVPKGQSSFGQDQDDIILTPYTTVQKRILATIYFQSIYASAVSEGASAQATDEITAILRETHRLRPSDDNNFQVRTMEELIKTLSSTSSLLTILLTAIAGISLVIGGIGIMNIMYVSVTERTREIGLRMSIGARGIDILLQFLVEAIIISVTGGVIGVILGITAAQVITLTLGWPTIVSESSIMLSFLVCALTGVFFGYYPAQAASRLDPIEALRYE; translated from the coding sequence ATGAGTGTAATTAACCTCATACGAATTGCATTCAAGGCTTTGCAGCGTAATAAGCTGCGGGCTTTCCTGACTATGCTCGGCATTATCATCGGCGTAGCCGCTGTGATAGCCATGGTGGCCATCGGAGAAGGATCAAAGGAAAGCATACAAACGCAGCTCAGTGCCATGGGGTCCAACATGATCACCGTATTGCCCAGTAGCAACGTGACCGGAGGAGTACGTATCGAAGGCGCCAGTTTTCAGACACTCACCATCGTGGATGTAAAAGCTATACAGAAAAATGCGGAACATGTCACTGCCGTATCGCCGGTGTCTTCCACCAAAGGACAGGCTATCTACGGTGCCCTCAACTGGCCTACCACCCTGCAGGGCGTGGCGCCATCCTACTTCGATATCCGTAAGCTGGATATTGCCGATGGCGTCAGCTTTTCCGATGCCGATGTGACCACGGCTGCCAAAGTATGTGTGCTCGGACAAACCGTGATCAACAATCTGTTTCCCAGTGGAGAAAGCCCCGTAGGCAAGGTCATACGCCTCAACTCCATCCCGCTGCAGGTGATAGGCACGCTGGTTCCCAAAGGACAAAGCTCTTTCGGGCAAGACCAGGACGATATCATTCTTACGCCCTATACCACCGTACAAAAGCGTATCCTCGCCACTATCTATTTTCAGAGCATCTATGCTTCTGCGGTTAGTGAAGGCGCTTCTGCACAGGCTACCGATGAAATCACAGCGATATTGCGGGAAACACACCGGCTGCGCCCCAGCGATGATAACAACTTCCAGGTAAGGACTATGGAAGAACTGATTAAAACCCTCAGCTCCACCAGCAGCCTGCTAACAATACTGCTCACCGCTATCGCCGGCATCTCCCTGGTTATTGGTGGTATTGGTATCATGAATATTATGTACGTGTCTGTTACAGAACGCACCCGGGAAATAGGGCTGCGTATGTCTATTGGCGCCCGTGGTATCGATATCCTGTTGCAGTTTCTGGTGGAAGCGATCATTATCAGTGTAACCGGTGGCGTTATAGGGGTGATACTGGGTATCACCGCTGCTCAGGTGATTACGCTTACATTGGGATGGCCAACGATAGTATCGGAATCATCTATCATGTTATCGTTCCTGGTATGTGCATTGACCGGCGTTTTCTTTGGATATTATCCCGCGCAGGCAGCTTCCCGCCTCGATCCGATAGAGGCGTTGCGGTATGAGTAA
- a CDS encoding nuclear transport factor 2 family protein produces the protein MENQTLAVVKDFVTAVQQVNLEKLGALLHPDITWEQPGNSRFSGTKKSSGEVFQMVGGMFEVSQNTMALTDIKSITVNGDQAAVLLHWKASRPGATLDTDNVDVYTVKDGQIVAAKVYAADLAQEDHFWGN, from the coding sequence ATGGAAAATCAAACTTTAGCAGTAGTAAAAGATTTCGTTACCGCAGTACAACAGGTAAATCTCGAAAAACTTGGCGCATTGCTCCACCCCGATATTACCTGGGAACAACCCGGCAACAGCCGCTTCTCTGGTACTAAAAAATCCAGCGGAGAAGTATTCCAGATGGTAGGTGGCATGTTTGAAGTATCTCAAAATACGATGGCACTGACAGACATCAAATCTATCACTGTCAATGGCGACCAGGCAGCAGTACTGTTACACTGGAAAGCTTCCAGACCAGGCGCGACACTGGATACAGATAACGTTGACGTATACACGGTAAAAGACGGACAGATAGTTGCCGCGAAAGTATATGCTGCGGACCTCGCTCAGGAGGATCATTTCTGGGGAAACTAA
- a CDS encoding AraC family transcriptional regulator: MKQLVLAIIAYAVQRDVDAAQLCKQAGIDLTALKKTTTAPVTQHQLDMLWLHAARLTNDPLFGLHFAASVQPAALGVVGEIIQTSATVGEALTHAVALTHLVTDQCRLEIVRGNKNFTVRFIPAADHGDGPTMAFRMLIEFLMVLTIHELSGLLLEKIAPQAVRMPYTVPDPAAYEQAFRCKPVKRADEYTLVFDARYWDEPILTANYGLQSLLLKKVSSLSQPQPATNNTLQVRVYNHLLANSYLGIISLEEMAANFNLSPRSLQRKLKDEGVKYQEVADAVRKSLALYYISSGNYPLKDISYMLGYNELSAFTRAFKRWTGSSPAGYQSL; encoded by the coding sequence ATGAAACAACTGGTATTAGCTATTATCGCCTACGCTGTGCAGCGTGATGTAGATGCGGCACAGCTCTGTAAGCAGGCAGGCATCGACCTGACGGCCCTTAAAAAAACAACAACCGCTCCCGTTACACAACATCAGCTGGATATGCTATGGCTGCATGCTGCCCGTCTTACCAACGACCCGTTGTTTGGACTGCATTTTGCGGCATCAGTGCAGCCTGCAGCCCTGGGGGTAGTGGGAGAGATCATACAAACGAGTGCCACAGTGGGGGAAGCGCTTACCCACGCAGTAGCCCTTACACACCTGGTAACAGACCAGTGCCGGCTGGAAATAGTCCGGGGCAATAAAAACTTTACAGTGCGCTTTATTCCCGCAGCGGATCACGGTGACGGACCTACGATGGCTTTTCGTATGCTCATTGAGTTTCTGATGGTGCTTACGATTCATGAGTTGTCGGGGCTGTTGCTGGAAAAGATTGCACCGCAGGCAGTACGAATGCCTTATACAGTGCCTGATCCTGCTGCTTATGAACAAGCATTCCGCTGTAAACCGGTAAAACGTGCCGATGAATATACGCTTGTATTTGATGCCCGCTATTGGGATGAGCCAATACTAACAGCGAACTATGGGTTACAAAGCCTGTTATTGAAAAAAGTGAGCAGCTTATCACAGCCACAACCAGCCACCAATAATACTTTGCAGGTAAGAGTATACAACCATCTGCTGGCGAATTCTTATCTGGGCATTATCTCGCTGGAGGAGATGGCGGCTAATTTTAACCTGAGCCCGCGCAGTTTGCAACGCAAGCTGAAAGATGAAGGCGTTAAATACCAGGAAGTGGCGGATGCAGTGAGAAAGTCACTGGCCCTTTATTATATATCGTCGGGCAACTATCCTTTGAAAGATATTTCCTATATGCTGGGGTATAATGAGTTGAGTGCTTTCACCCGGGCGTTTAAACGTTGGACTGGCAGCAGTCCGGCCGGATATCAGTCATTGTAG
- a CDS encoding SMI1/KNR4 family protein, with amino-acid sequence MQEYWIRWETWMRQHAPKLLNILNPGVTYEAVESLEKLIDSPLPADFKAFYAVHDGQRKARTGLVDGDLLLSVEDIADNWHYWQDLLDAGTFTYNDHPIASEPDTGIRSSWWNPLWIPITSDGFGNHLCLDLDPAPEGHHGQIIALWHDDNHREIVASSFREWISGYIDAIERGDYVFVKKWGIVHKGTSFNYND; translated from the coding sequence ATGCAAGAATACTGGATACGATGGGAAACCTGGATGCGCCAGCATGCCCCCAAACTTCTGAATATCCTTAATCCTGGCGTGACATACGAAGCAGTAGAGTCTTTGGAAAAGCTGATAGATTCGCCATTACCGGCAGATTTTAAGGCATTTTACGCGGTCCATGATGGTCAGCGTAAAGCCAGGACCGGACTGGTAGACGGCGACCTGTTACTCTCTGTAGAAGATATCGCGGACAACTGGCATTACTGGCAAGACCTGCTGGATGCCGGCACTTTTACCTACAACGATCACCCCATCGCCTCCGAACCCGACACAGGCATTCGCAGCAGCTGGTGGAATCCGTTGTGGATACCCATTACCTCCGATGGATTTGGCAACCATCTTTGCCTTGATCTGGACCCTGCCCCGGAAGGACATCACGGCCAGATTATCGCCCTATGGCATGATGATAATCACCGGGAAATCGTGGCATCCTCCTTCCGGGAATGGATTTCCGGCTATATCGACGCTATAGAAAGAGGAGATTACGTTTTTGTTAAGAAATGGGGTATCGTCCATAAAGGCACCTCTTTCAACTACAATGACTGA
- a CDS encoding AraC family transcriptional regulator codes for MIQENLYQPFEIEYRECTECPIDAHKHNFFELVYIVEGSGVQCVNKNQLPYSADKLFLVMPQDCHSFEVKDATKFFFIRFNDVYLKNQHKDWIQQLEFIFQNNNHLPGCILKNKSDKPLVKSLIEGLMRELINQQPYHKALSQQIVNTILTIVARNISFQLPEQTRQPGKTEASQNILHYIHEYIYSPEKLKADQIAAHFNISPTYLSEYFKRNNGDSLQQYIMQYKLKLVETRLRYSSMRVGEIADELGFTDESHLNRMFKKYKGVNPSAFRKELQLQPN; via the coding sequence ATGATACAGGAAAATTTATACCAACCTTTCGAGATCGAATACCGGGAGTGTACAGAATGCCCGATAGACGCGCATAAACATAATTTTTTTGAGCTGGTATATATTGTAGAAGGCAGTGGAGTACAGTGTGTCAACAAGAACCAGTTGCCCTATAGTGCCGACAAGCTGTTTCTGGTCATGCCACAGGACTGCCATTCGTTTGAAGTAAAGGATGCGACGAAGTTTTTCTTTATCCGCTTCAATGATGTCTACTTAAAAAATCAGCATAAAGACTGGATTCAGCAACTGGAGTTCATCTTCCAGAACAACAATCATTTGCCGGGTTGTATTCTAAAAAACAAAAGTGACAAACCGCTGGTAAAATCACTGATAGAAGGGCTGATGCGGGAGTTGATTAATCAGCAGCCTTATCACAAGGCATTGTCGCAACAGATTGTGAATACTATCCTGACCATTGTGGCCCGTAATATCTCTTTTCAGCTACCTGAGCAAACACGCCAGCCTGGTAAAACAGAGGCTTCACAAAATATTCTCCACTATATCCATGAGTATATTTATTCACCGGAAAAGTTAAAGGCAGACCAGATTGCTGCGCACTTCAACATATCACCTACGTATTTGAGTGAATATTTCAAGCGCAACAACGGCGACAGCCTACAGCAGTATATCATGCAATACAAACTGAAGCTGGTGGAAACAAGGCTGCGTTACAGCAGCATGCGTGTGGGAGAAATCGCGGATGAACTGGGCTTTACGGATGAAAGCCATCTCAACAGGATGTTTAAAAAATATAAAGGGGTCAATCCATCTGCTTTCAGGAAGGAATTGCAGTTGCAACCCAACTGA
- a CDS encoding DoxX family membrane protein codes for MENNTIAFVLTRLAIAASMFGHGLVRLPKLNAFSDWMVKSFEKSMLPGILVLPFSYILPLAEFAIGLLLILGLFTRTSLIAGAIVMIMLILGTTLIEDWGALASQLIHAAFFTVLLVFVRYNGFALDNLVRK; via the coding sequence ATGGAAAACAATACAATTGCATTTGTACTGACTCGCCTGGCCATAGCTGCCAGTATGTTCGGACATGGTCTGGTAAGACTTCCCAAGCTGAATGCCTTCAGCGACTGGATGGTAAAAAGCTTTGAAAAATCCATGCTGCCCGGCATATTGGTACTGCCTTTCAGTTATATATTACCGCTGGCGGAATTTGCCATCGGCCTGTTGCTGATACTGGGGCTGTTTACACGGACCTCCCTGATAGCAGGAGCTATAGTAATGATCATGCTCATCTTAGGTACCACCCTGATAGAAGACTGGGGTGCACTAGCTTCGCAGCTGATACACGCAGCCTTCTTTACAGTATTGCTGGTATTTGTACGCTATAATGGCTTTGCGCTCGATAATCTCGTCAGGAAGTAA
- a CDS encoding Na+/H+ antiporter: MHHTLLLILSLLFVVFMLVMLGQRLKISYPIFLVLAGLGIGFIPGLPHIEIDTDMIFLIFLPPLLYEAAWYTSWNDFWKWKRPIMMLAFGAVIFTSCIVAYTSKSMIPGFTLALGFLLGGIISPPDSVAATSVLKHLKVPKRVLTVLEGESLINDASSLIVFRFAMVAVITGQFVMQKAIGDFFLSAGMGIVIGLAVAHIMYYIHRWLPTTASIDSALTVMTPYFMYLAAEQFHYSGVLAVVSGGLFLSYRSHAIFPNGATRMQMLGVWSTLIFVLNGIIFILIGLELPTIIHSLGDYSIADAIRYGVIIAFLTILVRLLWVYPGAFIPRMLSKKIREREPNPGWKGPLIVGWAGMRGVVSLASALSVPLLFPHRNLILFITFIVILVTLVFQGLTLPLLIRIIKIGEIDVITPADQQEAGIQLTLMKVALNILEEKYAFEATDNELIGSLKKNLENNIQNTGARLESLECSETEKAEVDLYHAVLRDIYALQRKELFQLRRHNVFSDEVIRSQEMQLDLDEMKIMRPGHE, from the coding sequence ATGCACCATACACTGTTACTGATCCTTTCCTTATTATTTGTTGTTTTTATGTTGGTCATGCTGGGCCAGCGATTAAAGATCTCCTATCCTATTTTTCTTGTGCTGGCGGGGCTGGGCATAGGTTTTATACCAGGACTTCCGCATATAGAGATAGACACTGATATGATCTTCCTTATTTTCCTGCCGCCTTTGTTGTATGAAGCAGCCTGGTATACTTCCTGGAATGATTTCTGGAAATGGAAAAGACCTATTATGATGCTGGCATTCGGGGCTGTTATTTTCACCTCCTGTATTGTGGCTTATACTTCGAAGAGTATGATACCCGGCTTTACGCTGGCACTGGGCTTTTTGCTGGGTGGCATTATTTCTCCCCCCGATTCGGTGGCTGCTACCTCAGTACTAAAACATTTAAAAGTGCCTAAAAGGGTGCTTACTGTTCTGGAGGGTGAAAGTCTTATCAATGATGCATCCAGCTTGATTGTATTTCGGTTTGCCATGGTAGCAGTGATAACAGGGCAGTTTGTGATGCAGAAGGCTATCGGTGACTTTTTTCTTTCCGCTGGTATGGGTATTGTGATAGGGCTGGCAGTAGCGCATATCATGTATTATATACATCGCTGGCTGCCTACTACGGCCAGTATTGATTCTGCGCTGACAGTCATGACACCCTATTTCATGTACCTGGCAGCGGAGCAGTTTCATTATTCCGGTGTGTTGGCAGTAGTCAGTGGCGGCTTATTCCTGTCGTACCGCTCACATGCCATCTTTCCCAATGGGGCTACCCGTATGCAAATGCTGGGTGTATGGAGTACTCTCATCTTTGTACTGAATGGTATCATCTTTATACTGATAGGATTGGAACTGCCGACCATCATTCACTCACTGGGAGATTATTCCATTGCAGATGCGATCAGATACGGTGTGATCATCGCGTTTCTCACGATTCTTGTTCGTTTGCTGTGGGTGTATCCGGGTGCTTTTATTCCGCGGATGCTGAGTAAAAAGATCCGGGAGCGGGAACCTAATCCGGGCTGGAAAGGGCCATTGATAGTAGGTTGGGCCGGGATGCGGGGAGTGGTGTCGCTGGCCTCTGCCTTATCTGTGCCATTGTTATTCCCTCATCGTAATCTGATTTTGTTCATCACTTTTATTGTAATACTTGTGACGCTGGTATTTCAGGGCCTCACACTTCCACTGCTGATCCGTATCATCAAAATAGGGGAAATTGATGTCATTACGCCAGCAGATCAACAGGAAGCAGGAATACAACTTACACTAATGAAAGTGGCACTTAACATACTGGAAGAGAAATATGCTTTTGAAGCCACTGACAATGAACTGATAGGCTCTCTCAAAAAAAATCTGGAAAATAATATCCAGAACACCGGTGCGCGGCTGGAATCCCTCGAATGTAGTGAGACTGAAAAAGCAGAAGTAGATCTGTATCACGCGGTACTGAGAGACATTTATGCACTTCAGCGCAAAGAGCTGTTCCAGTTACGGCGGCACAATGTTTTCAGCGATGAGGTGATACGCAGTCAGGAGATGCAGCTGGACCTCGACGAGATGAAGATCATGCGCCCCGGCCATGAATAA
- a CDS encoding peptidase associated/transthyretin-like domain-containing protein, translating to MPALRFILLLSPLLLLLYSADAQSVVQGTITQEDSIPITGVTVLNKRNNASAVSNDHGIYEISARKGDTLLLKALGYVPLLVIISRDRSALIHHLKRQPLELKSVSIIHYNYLRDSLRLREEFRKEFDFRRPRWNEVIRSVGPFVGVNINKLYKAVSFKQNKKKDKFKKILLAKEKENQVQRVFNPLLINKLTGLEGDSLTQFMTRYQPSYEFIKDINDYDLYVYIKQKYARYVSDSIK from the coding sequence ATGCCTGCACTCAGATTCATCCTGCTATTAAGCCCCTTATTACTGCTATTATACAGTGCAGATGCGCAGAGCGTTGTACAGGGAACAATTACACAGGAAGATAGCATACCTATTACCGGTGTAACGGTGTTGAATAAACGAAATAATGCATCCGCGGTCAGCAACGACCACGGCATTTATGAGATAAGCGCCCGCAAAGGCGATACCCTGTTATTAAAAGCACTGGGCTATGTGCCTTTATTGGTCATCATTTCCAGAGATAGGTCTGCGCTCATTCATCATCTTAAGCGACAACCCCTGGAACTGAAATCAGTCAGCATCATCCATTACAACTACCTGCGTGATTCTCTGCGCCTGCGCGAAGAGTTTCGTAAAGAATTTGATTTCCGGAGGCCCCGGTGGAATGAAGTCATTCGTTCTGTGGGTCCTTTCGTAGGTGTTAATATCAACAAGCTGTATAAAGCCGTTTCTTTTAAACAAAACAAAAAGAAAGACAAGTTCAAAAAGATACTGTTGGCCAAAGAGAAGGAAAACCAGGTACAGCGTGTATTTAATCCTCTGCTGATCAATAAGCTCACCGGCCTGGAAGGCGACAGTCTTACACAGTTCATGACCAGATACCAGCCATCTTATGAGTTCATAAAAGATATCAATGATTATGACCTCTATGTGTATATCAAACAAAAGTATGCCAGGTATGTCAGTGATTCTATAAAATAA